A window of the Acipenser ruthenus chromosome 30, fAciRut3.2 maternal haplotype, whole genome shotgun sequence genome harbors these coding sequences:
- the LOC131702777 gene encoding ubiquinol-cytochrome-c reductase complex assembly factor 2-like, producing the protein MSQNGVQRLAAAYPRGYTVNPVCFLHFMPCVSDAKKMSATRYRRFLRLCEEWPIDETKRGRDLATFLRQKVALAFREGESTQIADPEKCDQMYESLARIHANVYKEKFPRVRDTSFTGVTVEECRVVLATDSMQQMEDMKKGMWKKLKDRFSSKAPEEGAKE; encoded by the exons ATGAGCCAAAATGGCGTACAGCGGCTCGCAGCTGCATATCCCCGGGGCTACACTGTGAACCCTGTCTGCTTCCTCCACTTCATGCCCTGTGTTAGTGACGCCAAAAAAATGTCCGCAACACGTTACCGTCGCTTCCTGCGGCTCTGTGAAGAGTGGCCGATAGACGAGACAAAACGGGGCCGGGACCTCGCCACGTTTCTCCGGCAGAAGGTAGCCCTCGCGTTCCGCGAAGGGGAGAGTACGCAG ATCGCAGATCCAGAGAAGTGTGATCAGATGTATGAGAGTTTAGCTCGGATCCACGCCAATGTCTATAAAGAGAAG TTCCCTCGTGTCCGAGACACCAGTTTTACAGGAGTGACAGTGGAGGAGTGTAGAGTTGTGTTAGCCACAG ACAGCATGCAACAAATGGAGGACATGAAGAAGGGGATGTGGAAGAAGCTGAAGGACAGGTTTTCCTCGAAGGCTCCAGAAGAGGGCGCTAAGGAGTGA
- the LOC131702786 gene encoding translocator protein-like, with amino-acid sequence MWTHILGFTALPHVGGIVGSLYTRTEVPTWYKTLKKPAWHPPYRVLPIAWTTLYTSMGYGSYLIWKDVGGFTRAASVPLGLYGAQLALNWAWPPIFFGAHNLKLALVEIVILSGTVAATMVSWYPINKTATLLMVPYLMWLTMASSLSYCIWRDNPDKEE; translated from the exons ATGTGGACTCACATTCTGGGATTCACTGCACTGCCCCATGTGGGTGGGATCGTGGGCTCTCTCTACACCAGGACAGAGGTGCCCACCTGGTACAAGACTCTAAAGAAGCCTGCCTGGCACCCCCCATACCGTGTGTTGCCCATCGCCTGGACCACGCTGTACACCAGCATGGG ATACGGGTCCTACCTGATCTGGAAGGATGTGGGGGGGTTCACCAGGGCTGCCTCTGTCCCCCTGGGGCTCTACGGAGCCCAGCTGGCACTGAACTGGGCCTGGCCCCCCATCTTCTTTGGGGCGCACAACCTCAAACTG GCCCTGGTGGAGATTGTGATACTCTCCGGGACAGTGGCAGCCACCATGGTGTCCTGGTACCCCATCAACAAAACCGCCACCCTGCTCATGGTGCCCTACCTGATGTGGCTCACCATGGCCAGCAGCCTGTCCTACTGCATCTGGAGAGACAACCCTGACAAGGAGGAGTGA
- the LOC131702727 gene encoding UNC5C-like protein, producing MTVSAAPELSDGGLVVGIVAHAFSVTLVLLLMKCLHSRCPQLRGCHGSQEEDEEGQADPGSLVLDTLSHEPCPKTACQEVEQFYRELHTPTGGRVLVKTLLQKLLVFMTKEVDHRGGCLMLSDMGISLEIPAGAVSLGRTERVSLVLVWDLSDSPSLQRSQALLSPVVYCGPHGTSFLQPCLLSFKHCGGNASQVRVYASDTALLPSKRWGEVGAQTKTCITRDECQVALTHFSLYSAVLEACDSTEAHKWLQLAMFASPLAAEQTHQQIRVYFLNNTPCALQWARCNEQPFLGQLCGPVQIFDFTSASSDMLLVLKYLSEGWENVDESASQSVPFLHIWHGRCPFRSFCFKRKQADCTQDSSEIIVTMHTYQQGQQGKYFEILRFHLSETGCHVESIAPKPYCNRIPRELFNQLQMLLEPSTVSGNDWTKLASRLGLCGMKIRFMSCQQSPAATALEIYEEQNGSLQGLHDIMVAMERLDCAACIKGYLAQSPSPSPSPAGKKASMDSERDSGLIDCGSLEKQGVLPSDDGKLTLHVYDNAAMERVEEAA from the exons ATGACTGTGTCAGCAGCACCAGAGCTTAGTGATGGGGGTCTGGTGGTGGGCATCGTGGCTCATGCTTTCTCCGTGACCTTGGTCCTCCTCCTGATGAAGTGCCTGCACTCGCGCTGCCCCCAGCTCCGTGGCTGCCACGGGTCCCaggaggaggatgaagagggCCAGGCAGACCCAGGCTCCCTCGTTCTGGACACGCTCTCACATGAACCCTGCCCCAAGACGGCCTGCCAGGAGGTAGAGCAGTTCTACAGGGAGCTCCACACCCCAACCGGGGGCAGGGTCCTGGTCAAGACGCTCCTGCAGAAGCTGCTGGTCTTCATGACCAAGGAGGTGGACCACAGGGGGGGCTGCCTGATGCTCTCTGACATGGGCATCTCTCTGGAGATCCCAGCAG GTGCGGTGAGTCTGGGACGGACTGAGCGGGTTTCCCTGGTTCTGGTGTGGGACCTGTCTGACTCCCCCTCTCTGCAGCGCTCCCAGGCTCTGCTCAGCCCGGTGGTGTACTGCGGACCCCATGGCACCTCGTTCCTGCAGCCCTGCCTCCTCTCCTTCAAGCACTGCGGTGGGAACGCCTCCCAGGTGCGTGTCTATGCCAGTGACACCGCCCTGCTCCCATCCAAGAGGTGGGGCGAGGTGGGAGCCCAGACCAAAACCTGCATCACCCGCGATGAGTGCCAGGTAGCACTCACACACTTCAG TCTGTACTCCGCTGTCCTGGAAGCGTGTGACAGCACCGAAGCTCACAAGTGGCTCCAGCTGGCCATGTTCGCCTCTCCGCTGGCTGCCGAGCAGACTCACCAGCAGATCCGGGTCTACTTCCTCAACAACACCCCCTGCGCTCTGCAGTGGGCACGCTGCAATGAGCAGCCCTTCCTGGGCCAGCTCTGTGGTCCGGTCCAGATCTTCGACTTTACCAGCGCCAGCAGCGACATGCTCCTGGTCCTCAAGTACCTGTCAGAAG GCTGGGAGAACGTGGACGAGAGTGCCAGCCAGTCTGTCCCTTTCCTGCACATCTGGCACGGGAGATGTCCCTTCCGCTCCTTCTGCTTCAAGAGAAAGCAG GCTGACTGCACCCAGGACTCCAGCGAGATTATAGTGACCATGCACACCTATCAGCAA GGTCAGCAGGGAAAATACTTTGAGATCCTTCGTTTCCACCTGTCTGAGACCGGCTGCCACGTGGAGAGCATCGCACCAAAGCCGTACTGCAACAG GATTCCCAGAGAGCTCTTTAACCAGCTGCAGATGCTGCTGGAGCCAAGCACAGTGAGCGGGAACGACTGGACGAAACTGGCTTCACGTCTGGGGCTGTGCGGGATGAAAATCAG GTTCATGTCGTGCCAGCAAAGCCCCGCGGCTACAGCTCTGGAGATCTACGAGGAGCAGAACGGCAGCCTGCAGGGGCTCCACGACATCATGGTGGCTATGGAGAGACTGGACTGCGCGGCCTGCATCAAGGGCTACCTGGCGCAGTcacccagccccagccccagccccgcAGGGAAGAAAGCCAGCATGGATTCGGAGAGAGACAGCGGACTGATTGACTGCGGCTCCCTGGAAAAGCAGGGGGTCCTCCCCAGCGACGACGGGAAGCTCACTCTGCACGTCTACGACAACGCAGCCATGGAGAGGGTGGAGGAGGCTGCCTAG